From Nicotiana tabacum cultivar K326 chromosome 22, ASM71507v2, whole genome shotgun sequence, one genomic window encodes:
- the LOC107800891 gene encoding serine/threonine-protein kinase BLUS1: MAYNQEEHDQEEHKKIQYPLDSTCYTILDEIGKGVSAIVYKAICLPMNSSVVAIKAIDLDQSRADLDNIRREAKTMSLLSHPNILKAHCSFTVDHYIWVIMPFMSAGSLQSIISSAFPDGLSEPCIAIVLKETLNALAYLHNQGHLHRDIKSGNLLIDSDGTIKLADFGVSASIYEPISAYGSSYSSSSSCLMFTDVAGTPYWMAPEVIHSHTGYSFKADIWSFGITALELAHGRPPLSHLPPSKSLFMKITKKFRFSDYEKTRNSKNYKKFSKSFKDMVGLCLDQDPSKRPSAEKLLKHPFFKCSNKGPDFLVKHILQGLPSVEQRFRQSKIQRQLSLKKSDDENEEDPVQGEISKQRRISGWNFNVQGFELVPVFPVEKDQQISVKQENDDVDETEIIIQEKELGSDTSTISSPGGSRQSSEVDGAIVCSGDRKIHTEIGGGSVSREVMLASLLFLKKSLDDQRQNVMNLISIFYGEHHSVEVSRKDHLIEVIDKLRNELENEKKKNCALQLELEFLKSKYSNE; encoded by the exons ATGGCTTATAATCAAGAAGAACATGATCAAGAAGAGCACAAAAAAATTCAGTATCCTTTAGACTCAACATGCTATACAATTCTTGATGAGATTGGTAAAGGTGTTAGTGCAATTGTATACAAGGCCATTTGTCTACCAATGAACTCCTCTGTTGTAGCAATCAAAGCCATTGATCTTGATCAATCAAGAGCTGATCTTGACAACATTAGACGTGAAGCTAAAACCATGTCCCTTCTTTCTCATCCAAATATCCTTAAAGCACACTGTTCTTTCACTGTTGATCATTATATTTGGGTAATCATGCCTTTTATGTCTGCTGGTTCTTTGCAATCCATAATTTCCTCTGCTTTTCCTGATGGTTTATCCGAGCCATGTATCGCGATAGTCCTAAAAGAAACACTCAATGCATTGGCATATCTTCATAATCAAGGCCATCTTCACCGCGATATTAAATCAGGGAACTTACTGATTGATTCTGACGGAACTATAAAGCTTGCGGATTTTGGAGTTTCTGCATCAATTTATGAACCAATTTCAGCTTATGGATCGTCGTATTCGTCCTCTTCTTCGTGTTTAATGTTCACTGACGTAGCTGGAACACCTTATTGGATGGCACCTGAAGTGATACATTCACATACAGGGTATAGTTTCAAGGCTGATATTTGGTCTTTTGGTATTACTGCTTTGGAATTAGCACATGGACGGCCTCCACTGTCTCATCTTCCTCCTTCAAAATCCTTGTTCATGAAAATCACAAAGAAATTTCGGTTTTCTGATTATGAGAAAACAAGAAACAGCAAGAATTACAAGAAATTCTCCAAATCTTTTAAGGATATGGTAGGATTATGTCTTGATCAAGATCCATCTAAAAGGCCATCAGCagagaaattgttgaaacatccTTTCTTTAAGTGCAGTAATAAAGGTCCTGATTTTTTGGTTAAGCACATCTTGCAG GGGTTGCCGAGTGTGGAACAGAGATTCAGACAATCAAAGATTCAAAGACAATTGTCTTTAAAGAAATCTGATGATGAAAATGAGGAGGATCCAGTACAAGGAGAAATTTCTAAGCAAAGAAGGATCAGTGGGTGGAATTTCAATGTACAAGGATTTGAACTTGTTCCAGTTTTCCCGGTTGAAAAAGATCAACAAATTAGCGTAAAACAAGAAAATGATGATGTTGATGAAACTGAAATCATCATTCAAGAAAAGGAACTGGGTTCAGATACATCGACTATAAGTTCGCCAGGAGGTTCACGCCAATCGTCTGAGGTTGATGGTGCTATAGTTTGTAGTGGAGATAGAAAAATTCATACTGAAATCGGAGGTGGGAGTGTTAGTAGGGAAGTAATGTTGGCTAGCTTATTGTTTTTAAAGAAGAGTTTGGATGATCAAAGACAAAATGTAATGAATTTGATAAGTATTTTCTATGGGGAACACCACAGTGTGGAAGTGAGTAGGAAAGATCATTTGATTGAGGTGATTGATAAGCTGAGAAATGAACTGGagaatgagaagaagaaaaactGTGCTTTGCAGCTCGAGTTAGAGTTTCTGAAGTCGAAGTATTCGAACGAGTAG